A window of the Hordeum vulgare subsp. vulgare chromosome 5H, MorexV3_pseudomolecules_assembly, whole genome shotgun sequence genome harbors these coding sequences:
- the LOC123395228 gene encoding protein DETOXIFICATION 56: MIKIVVTIYPYISVHCITCSAVLLFSSHRSKPILLCSLCHWLGGHSAMDPPSPPHDHGQHDQEHHLDGCPAAREKRPGGWAAAVAGEARAQRGIALPLIGMNLTWFAKQAVTTAFLGRLGDLELAAGTLGFSFANATGFAVLTGLCGAMDPICGQAHGAGNAALLRRTLLMATAMLLAASLPIALLWLRVDTVLLRVFGQQPDIAVVARRYVVCLLPDLAVASFLGPLKAYLSSQEVTLPTLFASAVGLAVHVPLTAWLARTRGVEGVAAAVWLSDLAVAVLLSAYVLASDVLLARKSAKTASAAAPCARWWWPEETKTAAADWLRLIRLAVPCCLNTCLEWWCYEILILLTGRLPDARRAVAVIAITLNFDYLLFAGMLSLSVSASVRVSNSLGAGDAAGARRAGAVSILGGVLAGALGGLLMLASRRQWPRLYTRGAEVREGVGKAMKVMAALEVVNFPLNVCGGIVRGTARPAVGMYAVLGGFYLVALPVGVALGFRARLGIEGLLAGFIIGAAASLAVLLVVIARMDWGAEADKARLRAGAGAGADDDANAAQKEAPQNAAADV; the protein is encoded by the coding sequence ATGATCAAAATTGTGGTCACCATATATCCATATATCTCCGTGCATTGCATCACTTGTTCGGCCGTTTTGCTCTTCTCTTCTCACCGAAGCAAACCCATCTTGCTCTGCTCACTCTGCCACTGGCTGGGCGGGCATTCTGCCATGGATCCACCCTCACCGCCGCACGATCATGGTCAGCATGACCAAGAGCACCATCTGGATGGGTGCCCGGCGGCCAGGGAGAAGAGGCCCGGagggtgggcggcggcggtggccggCGAGGCGCGGGCGCAGCGGGGCATCGCGCTGCCGCTCATCGGCATGAACCTCACGTGGTTCGCCAAGCAGGCCGTCACCACCGCCTTCCTCGGCCGCCTCGGCGACCTCGAGCTGGCCGCCGGCACGCTCGGCTTCAGCTTCGCCAACGCCACGGGCTTCGCGGTCCTCACGGGCCTCTGCGGCGCCATGGACCCCATCTGCGGCCAGGCGCACGGGGCCGGCAACGCGGCGCTGCTCCGCCGCACGCTGCTCATGGCCACCGCCATGCTGCTCGCCGCCTCCCTGCCCATCGCGCTCCTCTGGCTCCGCGTCGACACCGTGCTCCTCCGCGTGTTCGGCCAGCAGCCCGACATCGCGGTGGTGGCGAGGCGGTACGTGGTGTGCCTCCTCCCTGACCTCGCCGTCGCATCCTTCCTCGGCCCGCTCAAGGCGTACCTCAGCTCCCAGGAGGTGACGCTGCCCACGCTCTTCGCCTCCGCCGTGGGGCTCGCCGTCCACGTCCCGCTCACCGCGTGGCTGGCGCGGACAAGGGGCGTCGAGGGCGTCGCCGCCGCCGTCTGGCTCAGCGACCTCGCCGTCGCGGTCCTTCTCTCCGCCTACGTGCTCGCGTCCGACGTCCTCCTCGCCAGGAAGAGCGCCAAGACGGCGTCTGCAGCGGCGCCGTGCGCGCGGTGGTGGTGGCCGGAGGAAACGAAGACGGCGGCGGCAGACTGGCTCCGGCTGATCCGGCTGGCCGTCCCCTGCTGCCTCAACACGTGCCTCGAGTGGTGGTGCTACGAGATCCTGATCCTGCTCACGGGCCGCCTGCCGGACGCCCGGCGCGCGGTGGCGGTGATCGCGATCACCCTCAACTTCGACTACCTCCTCTTCGCCGGCATGCTGTCCCTCTCCGTGAGCGCGTCCGTGCGCGTGTCCAACTCCCTGGGCGCGGGCGACGCCGCGGGGGCGCGCAGGGCCGGCGCCGTCTCAATCCTCGGCGGCGTGCTCGCCGGTGCATTGGGCGGGCTGCTGATGCTGGCGTCGCGGCGGCAGTGGCCTCGCCTCTACACGCGCGGCGCGGAGGTGCGGGAGGGCGTGGGGAAGGCGATGAAGGTGATGGCGGCGCTGGAGGTGGTGAACTTCCCGCTGAACGTGTGCGGCGGCATCGTGCGCGGCACGGCGAGGCCGGCCGTCGGCATGTACGCCGTGCTGGGCGGGTTCTACCTGGTGGCGCTGCCGGTCGGCGTGGCGCTGGGGTTCAGGGCCCGGCTGGGGATCGAGGGGCTGCTGGCCGGGTTCATCATCGGCGCGGCCGCGAGCCTGGccgtgctgctcgtggtgatcgcgCGCATGGACTGGGGCGCCGAGGCCGACAAGGCGCGGCTGagggccggcgccggcgccggcgccgacgaTGACGCTAATGCTGCACAAAAGGAGGCACCCCAAAATGCTGCTGCTGACGTCTGA